In a single window of the Lentisphaerota bacterium genome:
- the hisA gene encoding 1-(5-phosphoribosyl)-5-[(5-phosphoribosylamino)methylideneamino]imidazole-4-carboxamide isomerase: MVILPAIDLKGGRCVRLRQGRADEATVYSDDPVAMACRWREQGAEHLHVVDLDGAFSGRPAHADVIREIVQTSRLAVEVGGGLRTDEAVDALVRAGVSRAILGTRAWEYPAALERLVARYGGHIAVGIDARDGFVQVRGWVETTGVRATELARRAEAAGVATLIYTDTATDGMLGGPNLAQLDQICATVPQCRIIASGGVSAPEHVRALRALGRDNLYGAIVGKALYDGKTTLAELLAAASGDEVTC, translated from the coding sequence ATGGTCATTCTTCCGGCGATTGATTTGAAGGGCGGCAGGTGCGTGCGGCTCCGTCAGGGGCGCGCGGATGAGGCCACGGTTTATTCCGACGACCCCGTGGCCATGGCCTGCCGCTGGCGTGAGCAGGGGGCGGAGCACCTCCATGTGGTCGATCTGGACGGCGCCTTCTCGGGCCGTCCGGCCCATGCCGACGTGATCCGGGAGATCGTCCAGACCTCCCGCCTTGCGGTCGAGGTCGGCGGCGGGCTGCGCACCGACGAGGCCGTCGATGCCCTCGTGCGGGCTGGCGTCTCGCGGGCGATTCTCGGCACGCGCGCCTGGGAATACCCCGCCGCGCTGGAACGGCTGGTGGCGCGTTATGGCGGACACATCGCCGTGGGCATCGACGCGCGCGACGGCTTCGTCCAGGTCCGGGGCTGGGTAGAGACCACCGGCGTGAGAGCCACCGAGCTGGCCCGGCGAGCCGAGGCCGCCGGCGTGGCGACGCTCATCTACACCGATACCGCCACCGACGGCATGCTCGGCGGGCCGAACCTCGCGCAACTCGACCAGATCTGCGCCACCGTGCCGCAGTGCCGGATCATCGCCTCGGGCGGCGTGAGCGCCCCGGAGCATGTCCGCGCGCTGCGCGCGCTGGGGCGCGACAACCTGTACGGCGCGATTGTCGGCAAAGCGCTTTATGACGGCAAAACAACCCTCGCCGAGCTTCTGGCTGCGGCAAGCGGAGACGAGGTAACATGTTGA